The window ggcataaaaccaaattggctCTCCGAAATAGTAATTTCCTTTcttaggtgggtttcaataacccccTCCCATAATTTTATCTTTTGACTCAtaagttttatgcctctatagttattgcaattCTGAATaccccctttatttttataaatagagACTACAACACTTCTCCTCCATAATTTGACATTTTCTTAGACCTCacaatcttattaaacagcttggttagctaAGATAAACCACAGAATCTTAAAAGGCATGTTCCCTAATTATAGATTCCACTAGAAGAATTGAGACCATGGGACCACGTGAGATTAAATATGGAAAGGGGCGATACCAGATGATACAGTGAACAGCATGTAAAGAAGGCCAATATTTGTaaaagaataaagaaacaaGGGGATACGGAGTCATTAACATAACTAAAGTAAAGTAAAGTGCGGACCTCTTCGCAGTACCATTGCTATATCTTTCCACCAACACCACATACGGTTGGCCTTCAACTCTGCAACTACAACTTACACAGCATAAACACTTGTGAACAGtgagaaaaataaatttgaaaagactgaATCTAAATGTGTCTTCAATTCTGCCGTGCTGTCGAGCAATTCAAACTCAAACGGACCTTTCTAAAGCACAATAGTAGGAACAAAACAATAAACTGAGAAATCAAGTCACGAAAAGGTACCTCCTCTCTTCAGGCTCTTCATGTCCTCCCTGTGTACCGGACAATGGAGACGAACAGAAGATTTGAATAtggtaatttcttcttcttgagcttTCTCTTGAAGGTTTGAAAGCAAATGTAGGAAAGGAAAGCTGCAGAGAAGAAGGCATAACGATCGATAATGATGATACTACGTTAGGGTCTTTAACGATTTTCACTTATTCGCTGATTGATAAGAGAATaggagctgctgctgctgctcccaTCACTGTTAGTGCTGCCTCGTCGTCTTCTTTGTAGTCTGTGCTGCGAACAACATCTATCCGGGTACCCGGCAACCCGGGCAAACAACAACCTTACGTACGGTTCCTCACATTGGCGCGCAAACGCTGGTTGCAGGTCTTACGGTAGTCCTGGCGCCACGAGATTACAAGCGCTATTATTATTTAGGGGCGACGTTCTCTCTGCCCTGGAGCGCTTAGACACATGGGGCCGGACAGGGGCGGGGTTTAGGTCATTCAGGGGGCTAGCCGGTCATTGTACCCACCCATGTGTATGGACGCACCCTATGGCCCCAGTTCAGAAAACTTTATCCCTATCATTTAGGGATTGAGTGCCTATCTGGCTGTGTAGCATACATTGGCTCCTCCGGTGTATATCTCTCTCCACCCTCTTGTGAAATGACGTACATATTCAaatagggagaagagagagagagggaggcaCTAGCATATGCTATGTAACTTGACAATGGTCTTTTCCTCTATCATATAATTTGCTTGGGATTGAGTTCTTGTTTGGTTGTGCTGTATCTACCTCTCTCCTTCGGTCCTTCCACAATAGGGGGTGgatataagggtgtcaaaatgataTTGAAACTGTTTATCGAAACCGACCTGAGCCATTTACACTGAAACCATgaaaaccgtttaataaatggtttggttttagttttaaaattaAGATAGTTTAATTACGCGGTTTAAATCGAACCGCATTTAAACCGATGATAAACTATTTAAATCAAtacaaatattagtaatatgtaaTGGTAATAATTAAGCATTAATTgtaacaataaataattaataaatatgtaATACTTCCATTTCAATAAACAAATTAAAGACATGTAATGGAAAGTAGtcgtttgaataaaaaaaaaattaaaactttatAAATCCATTTAAATCAAAACCGTTaataaatggttttggtttcaacatgtgaaaccatttattaaacggtttggtttaaCCTAAAATAACTTGCATCGAATCGAACCAAACCTTTTAGACTCTTAGGCGGATATGTCATGTCAtaagaggggaggagagagatagatacaatGAGACGCTAGAGTATGTTATGCAGTTTGgtaacattctttctcccttattattAAAGGAAAGATAAGGATATTTATCTCCTCAATTTGTCTgctcctcaatttcctcaattcgaTCTAatagggggcaaaaatgatcaccttaccccctgcccaaacacactgcccaggtgggatccacctctctctattagaggaattgaggtgataattttccgaaAGATAGTGCTACCTGGGCTTAAACCCTTAggtgggttttattttttttctataaatatgtAACTTAGGTTGAAAATAAGACAATTATGAATGGAATATTGATTTTGACGCTGAGTTTTATTGAAACCACAGAGAGTTACTAAACATTCTAGTAGAACTATAGCTTTCCCTTTTGCATTATCCTTTCTCTTTATGTTTTTGTTACGCGGTTACACACCTGATAGGAGTATGTTCTCAACTTTTTCAATCCTTAGCTTCCAACGAGGCTACTACATCAATTTTGAATCATAGGGGGGGGGTAGACCCTATGACTCTCATTAAGTCCAAACCACTAATTTTCCTAGAGAGCCTTAAAATTCTATATGCATTTCTTGACTTATTCCACCTAATCCAATACATAAAAGATTCCAGTTGGAGGATTTAACAAACGATTTTCAGGTCAAGTTGTTGATTTTATGTCTACTTCAGCTCTCAAATAGATCCTCAGTGTGCCCATAGAGGGGGCAATAAGCCTGTAAGCTTTATAATTAATTCTGAATTTCTACAAGAATTTGTTCCAAGTTTTGGCCTCTGGAGACCTAATTTTATGGGTCAGTACAAGCTCTATATATGCTGTCTGTATTTGACCCAGGTTTAGGCTGGCCCATATTTAATATTTCTTGTATTTGTTGTTTGCCTTCTTTTGGGTATTAGAGTCATCTATCTTGTTTACCAGAGaaggaaaacaaataaatactaaaataaatTATAGTTTTAGGCATCATatactataaatatatatattcatgatCATCAAGTGGGCAAGTTAATCAACATGGTGGGATGTCATGGACTCTAATCATGAGAAAGcttaaaattacaaatatattATAGAGGATATATAACATTCCTTTGTCAGTGGTTTTATATTATTAATGTTCTCcaataccaagaaaatttcagagaaaaaaataaaatgatctcCCACTCCCACTTGGGACACTAGAGAGGACCACAAATTTGAAATTACAATTTGTTGTTTGATTGAGCTAGCCCatagaaactagaaagagattttttcagctCGAATTTTTTAGGTAAACTAAgcctgtgtttggtatgcattttaggtTAATTTCACATTattggatgataaaaacaactattttcattatccgagaatgcgaaatcgatctagaatgcataccaaacatagcctaagtgTGTTGACCTGCTAAAACTCGAACATCTTGTGTTTAGCCTGGTCAAGCCCTCAGCTGAAACTCCTATTTtgggtttctagggtttttatGATGTAGAAAAACGAGAACCTAAATCGATGCAGAAAACGAATGAAAATTGCAAACAATAATCACATAATTACATacaaagatttatgtggttcgacaAGATTGCCTGCTATGTCCAGATCGAGTGAGATGAGAtatgtttcactatcaatggagaataggattTTTACAGTCATTGGGCCTCACACCTCTATTAGATCGATTACAGAGAAAAAACCATTGCTACAAATATATAGTGAAACCCTATGCTAAAGGTgtcatttggtttggtttcagctcgatttaagaaacaaaatgtagaAACCAAAACCTAACCGAAAATAtgaatacattttcaaaaccaaaacggaatcaacttggtttggttttttattCAGCTTCTTAGTAGGTTTTAATTCCGTTTCATATTCAATTTAGGTCTTATTTCAAACGTTTGTGCCAACTTTTTAACATTTTCACAATAAAAAAGCCTTATTTGTTAGGACCATAGGCCACCAAACTTTTCTCAAACACaagaatttatcatccacaatagattaaaaaagaatataattttaTACGGTTCCTTATTCAGTTTGAAAATAGGTAATTCGGTTAGGTTTAACGGTTTAGGtatgaaaccaaaaccgaaccaaacttAGAAAAGATTCCAGCTTTAGAAACAAAAAACTGAACCGATTTACTTTGATTCGATTAGGTTTGGTTTTAAACATCCGGTTTCATTTTCAAATCGACACCCTTACCCTATACAAGCAATTTACTTACACATGTAGAACTGAAAAAAATTTCCTCGGGGTCTCCACCCCGAACCTCCACATGAAGCCACCATTTCACCATGACCCAAGTAACAAACATTAACGCACAAGGTGGGCCAAATCTTCCAAGCCTCGAGGCCTTTGCCCATACAGTTTCTTAATGACTCTTCAGATTTAACCCATTAATTTAAACgacaaaatacaagacatcgtaccccaCAACATATGAGCCTAAGTTCGTACTCCAAGAGGCAAGCAAAGTCTGTCTTTTTTGGAAACAGCATAATACCACTCTCTACAAGGCtctccaaagtccaaatagaCCCTACAGGCTGTAGAGAGCCAACCCTGCCTGCTTGCCTCAATAATAAAACCACACCCAATTCAAAGAATCTAACCATCTTAATTATCATAACTAAACCATGTGATTATAGAGATCACGTGAAGTGATCATTGAAAATGttcaaagaaaatggaaaaggaaggcCATCCTAGAATTTCAagaaataattttattaatttatttatatttattattattattttttttttaaattatcaaCTACAACTAGTTGATGAACCCATAGTCTCAAATaatctccaaatcatttgatcCCACGTGATTTCCTATCACTTCTCTTATTGGGTATcatcttatttatatatatatatatatatatataaaaggcaAGTGTATCTCAAAAAATGTAGTTGATCATATAAGTAGTTGGTACATGACTCAATGTTTGGTTATTTAAGATCATTTTAGATAGTAGGTCATAACTCATTTGTAGAAATTAAACTGCAGATCAGAAGCTCTCTCGTAGTCTCACAGGGTCATGCTACATGTACATGGGACTTGGTGCTTTGGTGCAAAAGGTCATTAGAGCAAGTCCCAATGGCCACATTATGTAGGCAGCTTTTTGTGTACCTCATGAGCTTTTCAAGTAAAGGAAGTAATCTTTCCACATGGGACTTGGTGCTTGCCATTCCCACTGATTTAAATGGTCAATTGCAACTCCCAATGCTCATGGCTAGCTCAGCTCATCATATATACTTGGAAGCTCTCACTCACTTTACATCTTAATGGGTTTTTATTCTCCCAGTGATGCAAAAAGGGTCAGTGGTATCAACAAGTTGCATGTTTAAAATGGAAAGATAGTGccttaccacaaaaaaaaaaaaaaaaaaaaaaaaggatggataGTGTTGGGACTCTAATTGGTGAAGCATGATCTTCTCAGTTCTAATTTAGAAAGTATTGTTGAATCTTTGGTGAGCTATTTAGACTTTGAAACGCGTTAGAAGGGTAAAAAAGTGCATACCTCAGTGCCGTAGGCTTGATATATCCCTGAAGAGTGAGTCGaaatctttgatttgatatgtatttcgacctatgttggTTCAAAACtcaaaccagatcggatgggtttttggggggcagttttgtactttcatGGGTTAGGATTTCCCTATTTTGTATCTTTGTATAgtggttatctctttgagaaatGAGAGGGTTGTGAGagaggttttgtattttcttcacaAAAATAGTGGACCACGTAAAATCTCTGTCTTTGTGtgtgctttctctttctctttgttttttttctgcAAACCGCTATTCTGTTACAATGTTTTTCTAACAGGGACTCAGATAGAACTCATCCTAAAAAGCTAGTCTTTATGAAAAAAATGTCTAAAAGATTCTATTGACACACACACGAATTGAGCAGCTCTATTGATGGAAACCCTGATCCCAGTGAGTCAGAAAACACATTATAAAGAAGATGAATAAGATAAAAATGGTCTTATGGAGATGAGGTTTTTGGGAACCATAAGTTGACCCCATATTACACCAAGACAAGatgagaagaaaacaagaaacctTGTGGAAAACAAAAGATCGATTCTCTTTATTCAATTGGCCAATGGAAGGATCtgacttggaaaaaaaaaagtataaaaaaaaagaagcacttCTTCATGAATAAACATGACAAACAAAGAGTAATTACAAAAcagttaatttattttttgtttattagtTGCCAGTGTGTGGTGCTCCACTACTAATGATCATGAGCTAGCTCATGGTGTGCTAACTAGCTTTCAACTCCTTTGAGTTGGTCAAAACTAGCTATCTTGCTAGCTAGCTCTGACTCTGAGCAGGAAtaaatctctcttctctcatgcAATCAATCCAATACAATATGGATTCAAGGGTTTGATAAGTCATCGTGAAACCAAGCTTATTAGCCTTGTCTGATGACAACAACATCTTGTGTGAACATCTGAATAAGATATCCATGAAAGGCCAATTAGCTAAATCTTCCATCTTGGTTTGTCTCAGACCTTCCTTCTTCACAATCTCTTCCCATATACTTCCTTTATCAGCCATGAATTCCAAAAATCGTAAATCTGGTGAAAACATTTCTTCTTTTATCAATTTCACTCCAAATTTGTTTCCAATTGCAGGCCAGATTTCCTTCCAAGTGAAGCTTGGACcatttgtgacattaaatgcTTGACCTTTGGTAGATGAGAcattttcatttgttgatgCCCAAATATGTTGTTCAGCAACAAGTCTTGCATCTGCACCATCAATATAAACTTCTTCCCAACACTCTTTTGAACCTCCAAATAAGAAGGGAATGTTAAGATATTTACAAATTGAAGCATAGACACAAAGCCCACCTATGAAGTTATAATAAGTTCTATCAGAAATCCCAATAAGCAATCCTGGTCTATGAACTGACCAAGCCACCTTCCCTTCTAGTTTCTCCATGAGCAAATCCTCAAGTATGTAGTAGAAGTTGTGACCTTGATCAACTCTTGGGCTATCTTCATAGTAAAGAATTGGTTTACTATTAAAAGGGCTAGTAAGAGAGAGATAATGCTTACCTCCAGTTTGAAGAGAGACATGTTTCAATGCTTTGGCTTTAGGGAGAATAGCATTCAAAGTATTGGACATCATTGCTTTGTTCTGTTCACAACACTCAGGGGAGTCCAATGGGTATTGGCTTGCCCAAGTGATCCAATACACATGAGTTACATCTTCAAGCAAAGAGACCTTCTCTGTAGTTTGAATAGGGTCTAAGAGGTCACATGAGATGAACTGATAGTTAGAACTTGGAATTTGGAGTTCATCAGCTTTACGAGCTATGCCATACACCTTCCATCCAACTCTAGTTGCTAAGGTCCTTGCAAGCTCCTTACCAACAATCCCAGTTACACCAAAGATGAGAGCAACATTGAGAGCTAAGGCTTCTGCAGTTTTTTTATCTTGGATTGCCATCAAAATCAAAGCAGCCAAAAATGTTTTGGTTTTATGAGACTGCTAAGTTGTGGAAGCAAACCATTTATACTGTTGAGGCTTTAAAGTGGTCTATATTTATGTCAAGGGAAAAGGGTTCTGTAAGCCCCCCCACTAGAGGgtatctctcctcttcacatgcAATGACCTCTTTGCATGCCTTCTATATATGAAACCctttccttgttcttcttcattgtcTCTATTCTTCAGTGGTGGTGAAGGGGAAAGGACTCTGTACGTACGGGAGTGTGCCCCCATGTCCAGACACAAGATGGaatgaaatgactgccccacttCAATGAAAGATAGAAATCTCACCCTTATTAATGCTTCCATGTGTACTCGTACTCTAACATgggggccacactcccggatagagaacGCGTTGCCTTAGGTGAATATTTATCAGTGTGAACCCTCACTTCCCCTTATGAATGGTACTATATATGGGTATTTGTATCAACTTGGGGTTTATAACCATTGTTTTGGAGAGTAAAATATAATAGAATACCCCACTTGAAAagcttaaaatatttttattgaagCCTTCTGAGAGGGTTGTTACCTTAGCTTGTTACCTTATTGATTTCTTAATTAACCGATCGAACCCATAGGATTCATGAAGAAGAGGACCACACCATCCTCTAGAATGGTGGGTTTTCTAtaggataaaaaaaagaaaaaagagatgatGTCATATGCATCTCAGCTTGACATTCTTTTGAGATGAAGTGGAGCTCATCACACTGGTTGATTGCCAATCTGGCATAGTTAGTTGGATAGCAGTCTGTGCCGCCACTCGCGGGGGATGACTACGTTAGGGCTGCAGCCACCACAAAAACTTTCTTCGTAGTCAGATTCTCACTAATTTAATATCCTTAAAAGGTAATTACACctcccacacccccccccccccccaaacctaCACACATATAGATCGAGAGCACTAGCATCCCTAAGATGCACAATGGTCAAGTAGCTAGAAATGCTTATTTGGTACACAAAGGTAGAAGGATTTTCAATGGAaatgttgatgtatacattgatatTGTCTTTCCTTACAATTAGAGTGTTTAGGTAAAATGATAGCGAAAAGGGAAATGAAGTGGTACCATCATCCAAAATATATACAATCGATCCGGTGATAATGattaaaattaaaacccaaattATATGTTGAATTTTAATTGAGATttaaatctctctttctctctctctctttctatatatatatatatatatatattcaagtgGTACCATAATTCAAAATACGATCGATCCAATGAGAATGATTAAAATGCAAAAACCAAATCATATGTCGAATCTTAATTGAGacttaaatctctctctctctccataaatatatatatatatatatatatatatatatatatatatatatatatattcaagtgGTACCATAATCCAAAATATGATTAATCCAATTAGAATGATTAAAATGAAAAACCAAATTATATGTCGAATCTTAATTGAGacttaaatctctctctctctctctctctctctctctctataaataaataaataaataatatatatattatatatatatatatatatatatatatatatatatatatatatatatattcaagtgGTACCATAATCCAAAATACGATCGATTCAATGAGAatgattaaaatgaaaaatcaaattatatGTCAAACCTTAATTGAGATTtaaatctttctctctctttataaatatatatatatatatatatatatatatatatatatatttatatatatatatatatagttatcactcactctctctctctctctctctctctctctctatatatatatatatatatatatatatatatatatatatatatatttatttatttattcaagtGGTACCATCATCCAAAATATGATCGATCCAATGAGAATGATTAAAATGGAAATCCAAATTATATGTCGAATCTTAATTAAGatttaaatctctctctctctctctctctctctctgcatatatatatatatatatatatagctcaATGAAGAGGGTGGGAAGGGGAGGGTAGGGGACATTTCTATAGGGGATGGGAGAGAGCCACTCAGGCTGGGCATAGTACGGTGTGGCGTGCCCAGCGTGAGTGTCTCTCTTCCATCCCCTATGGAAATGACCCCCTGCCCTCCCCTTCCTACCCTCTCCATTGCACAACCACTAGCTCCAGAAAAGCTAGCGACATGCCCAACCCTATATATataggttatatatatatagacacaCACATTTATGACTTCCTTGGACTTGAACACatttttaattctttatttaatCGGGGAATATTAGGTTATATTCCCTTGTGTCTTTttattctattcttttctttttgatgcTCTCCTTCAAAAGCTAATGATTTTCTAGATTATGAATACTCTCTTATACAAActatcaaaaagaagaaaaagacattTGGTTGGTTAAGTATATTCTAatccaaatcaaaagaaattctCTTGCCAAAAGAGAACCTGAACTTGGTTTCACACATTACAAAACATAAGAAAAATTTAGTATTGCACAAGTTATAAGTATGTCTGTTCCATTAAGCACTCCCTAGAAAAGAAACTTTTAGTTATAGGGACCAAATTCTcttcacaaaaaataaaaaaggaaaaaaaaattcttaccTGCAAGACAATAGTCAGGTAGGGTTTCACATCATATATATGTAAGATTCATTTAAGATTTGATGACTCCATCAAGGAAACTTTTTAATGAGTTTCATCAACAACtaaaatattttcaaagttGAAGTGTTGTACAGCAGGCCCGCTCTATAACCAACAATCATGCTAGGAACTTTTTTGTATAGCTAATATAATATGGATGAaattttaggaatagaaactcTAGTATAAAAGGAAtcttattaaaaattaaaacaatataaaacTTATCTTCTTAAGAATATAACCAAAAAAACCCATTGCTTGGTCTACAGATCTTAGAGACACAAAGAAGACAAATTTTAGATCTTTATTATTGTCAATGGCTAATCGACAGCTTTCTTGCTTTTGAGCATGAAAATGATATGAAAATTCTTAAAATTATAATTGATG is drawn from Telopea speciosissima isolate NSW1024214 ecotype Mountain lineage chromosome 1, Tspe_v1, whole genome shotgun sequence and contains these coding sequences:
- the LOC122662187 gene encoding (S)-8-oxocitronellyl enol synthase CYC2-like, whose translation is MGAHSRTYRVLSPSPPLKNRDNEEEQGKGFIYRRHAKRSLHSHKTKTFLAALILMAIQDKKTAEALALNVALIFGVTGIVGKELARTLATRVGWKVYGIARKADELQIPSSNYQFISCDLLDPIQTTEKVSLLEDVTHVYWITWASQYPLDSPECCEQNKAMMSNTLNAILPKAKALKHVSLQTGGKHYLSLTSPFNSKPILYYEDSPRVDQGHNFYYILEDLLMEKLEGKVAWSVHRPGLLIGISDRTYYNFIGGLCVYASICKYLNIPFLFGGSKECWEEVYIDGADARLVAEQHIWASTNENVSSTKGQAFNVTNGPSFTWKEIWPAIGNKFGVKLIKEEMFSPDLRFLEFMADKGSIWEEIVKKEGLRQTKMEDLANWPFMDILFRCSHKMLLSSDKANKLGFTMTYQTLESILYWIDCMREERFIPAQSQS